A genomic region of Alligator mississippiensis isolate rAllMis1 chromosome 4, rAllMis1, whole genome shotgun sequence contains the following coding sequences:
- the C3AR1 gene encoding C3a anaphylatoxin chemotactic receptor, protein MSPLLGNNSSYEHMENGLYNSPESIVSLAIFILVFILGVPGNGLVIWVAGRKMKRTVNSVWFLNLAVADFLCCLSLPFHIAHLILHDNWPYGSFLCKVIPSAIIFNMFASVFLLTAISIDRCLLVMKPVWCQNRRTVRFAWVTCAIIWILAFVMCSPVFLYRETSVDKSGKTKCDYNYGDEEFYEYMYNGNDSDINYDFFGDKDLGDHATVEPTGTHDDTFLTYQLPDEHLDFQIAIHPSASTIISPPSFSLLHSVVPNDLDATAATNSSTVSFAHPDFKSSEPPDSPPDVDPFTMTDAIIPLELSDLPSGRFNDEMSSPENTMEDYSDYVPKSSLSVITLTITRTVFGFLLPFGIMAACYGLIAFKMHASQFKKPRGKTLQVIVVVVAALFVCWAPYHIVGILLLTVKTYTTLWKMLPLWDHLSIALAYVNSCINPVLYAFVGRDFREKACLSLKVILERALSEEVTYTTAYSRDRAKTSTDKDISSVL, encoded by the coding sequence ATGTCACCACTTCTGGGAAATAACAGTTCATATGAACACATGGAAAATGGACTGTATAATTCACCAGAATCCATTGTTTCCCTTGCTATCTTCATCCTTGTCTTCATACTGGGCGTGCCAGGCAATGGCTTGGTCATCTGGGTTGCAGGCAGGAAAATGAAGCGGACTGTAAACAGTGTTTGGTTCCTGAACCTTgctgtggctgacttcctgtgctgcctttctctgcctttccaCATTGCTCATCTGATCCTCCATGACAACTGGCCATATGGCTCGTTCCTTTGCAAGGTAATCCCCTCAGCCATTATCTTCAATATGTTTGCCAGTGTTTTCCTTCTTACTGCCATCAGCATTGACCGCTGCCTCTTGGTGATGAAGCCAGTCTGGTGTCAAAACCGTCGCACAGTCAGGTTTGCGTGGGTGACATGCGCTATCATCTGGATCCTGGCTTTTGTTATGTGCTCTCCAGTCTTCCTGTACCGAGAGACCTCTGTAGATAAATCTGGCAAAACAAAGTGTGACTACAACTATGGAGATGAAGAATTTTATGAGTACATGTATAATGGCAATGATTCTGACATAAACTATGACTTTTTTGGGGACAAGGATCTAGGGGACCACGCAACTGTGGAGCCAACTGGAACCCATGACGACACCTTCTTAACTTATCAGCTTCCTGATGAACACCTGGATTTCCAAATAGCCATCCATCCCAGTGCTTCTACCATCATTAGCCCACCGTCATTCAGTCTTCTCCATTCGGTGGTACCAAATGACCTTGATGCTACAGCTGCCACAAATTCATCTACAGTGTCTTTTGCTCACCCTGATTTCAAGTCCTCTGAGCCTCCTGACAGCCCTCCTGATGTTGACCCATTCACAATGACCGATGCCATCATCCCTTTAGAGTTATCTGACCTTCCTTCTGGCAGGTTCAATGATGAAATGTCTTCACCGGAGAATACAATGGAAGATTACAGTGATTACGTCCCCAAAAGCAGCCTGTCAGTCATCACTTTGACCATCACTAGAACTGTCTTTGGCTTCCTTCTCCCTTTTGGCATAATGGCAGCTTGCTATGGCCTCATTGCCTTCAAGATGCATGCATCTCAATTTAAGAAGCCCCGGGGTAAGACCTTGCAAGtgattgtggtggtggtggctgcactCTTTGTCTGTTGGGCTCCGTACCACATAGTTGGCATATTGCTCCTGACAGTGAAGACTTACACAACATTATGGAAGATGCTACCACTCTGGGACCACCTCTCAATTGCCTTAGCCTATGTCAACAGTTGCATCAATCCAGTGCTCTATGCATTTGTGGGACGGGACTTCAGGGAGAAGGCATGTCTATCGCTGAAGGTGATCCTGGAGCGTGCCTTGAGTGAGGAAGTTACATACACAACTGCCTATTCCCGTGACAGGGCCAAGACCTCAACAGACAAGGATATCAGCAGTGTCCTATGA